From one Luteipulveratus mongoliensis genomic stretch:
- the whiA gene encoding DNA-binding protein WhiA, translated as MAMTAKVKDELSRTSVTKTCCRKAEIAAVLRFAGGLHIVGGRIVIEAELDTANAARRLRQDIADVYGHPSEVMVLSGGGIRKGTRYVVRVVQDGESLARQTGLIDQRGRPVRGLPPKVVNGSACDAEAAWRGAFLAHGSLTEPGRSSSLELTCPGPEAALALVGAARRLGIQAKAREVRGIDRVVIRDGDAIGAMLTRLGAHESVLEWEERRMRREVRATANRLANFDDANLRRSARAAVAAGARVERALEILAEEVPDHLAQAGRLRLEHKQASLEELGQLADPPMTKDAVAGRIRRLLAMADKRAEDLGVAGTEANLTPDMLDS; from the coding sequence ATGGCCATGACGGCCAAGGTCAAGGACGAGCTCAGCAGAACTTCCGTGACCAAGACCTGCTGTCGCAAGGCCGAGATCGCCGCAGTGCTCCGGTTTGCGGGCGGGCTGCACATCGTCGGCGGGCGCATCGTGATCGAGGCCGAGCTCGATACGGCCAACGCGGCGCGGCGACTGCGACAGGACATCGCGGATGTCTACGGCCATCCCTCCGAGGTGATGGTTCTCAGCGGCGGTGGTATTCGCAAAGGCACCCGCTATGTCGTACGCGTGGTCCAGGACGGTGAGTCGCTGGCCCGTCAGACCGGGCTCATCGACCAGCGCGGCCGACCCGTACGAGGGCTTCCGCCCAAGGTGGTCAACGGCTCGGCGTGCGACGCCGAGGCAGCCTGGCGGGGTGCGTTCCTCGCGCACGGCTCGCTGACCGAGCCCGGCCGGTCCTCGTCCCTGGAGCTGACCTGCCCTGGCCCCGAGGCCGCCCTGGCGCTGGTCGGAGCCGCTCGGCGGCTCGGCATCCAGGCGAAAGCCCGCGAGGTCCGCGGCATCGACCGGGTCGTGATCCGGGACGGTGACGCCATCGGCGCCATGCTGACCCGGCTCGGCGCACACGAGTCGGTGCTGGAGTGGGAGGAGCGGCGGATGCGCCGCGAGGTCCGCGCGACGGCCAACCGGCTCGCCAACTTCGACGACGCCAACCTGCGTCGCTCGGCTCGCGCTGCCGTAGCCGCCGGCGCTCGGGTGGAGCGGGCCCTGGAGATCCTCGCCGAGGAGGTTCCCGACCACCTGGCTCAGGCAGGGCGTCTGCGGCTGGAGCACAAGCAGGCCAGTCTCGAAGAGCTCGGCCAGCTCGCTGACCCGCCCATGACCAAGGACGCGGTGGCCGGACGCATCCGGCGACTGCTGGCGATGGCCGACAAACGCGCCGAGGACCTCGGTGTCGCCGGCACCGAGGCCAACCTCACGCCGGACATGCTGGACAGCTGA
- the uvrA gene encoding excinuclease ABC subunit UvrA, with translation MPSAGTGSARDHLRVRGAREHNLKNVSIDLPRDSLVVFTGLSGSGKSSLAFDTIFAEGQRRYVESLSAYARQFLGQMDKPDVDFIEGLSPAVSIDQKSTNRNPRSTVGTITEVYDYLRLLFARAGRPHCPVCGEPVGRQTPQQIVDQLLELPDRTRFQVLAPVVRARKGEYVELFAELQTKGFSRARVDGEVISLAEPPKLEKQKKHSIDVVVDRLVAKGAGDANGKQRLTDSVETALGLASGVLVVEMVDLEVDDPQRERRFSEKMACPNEHPLSMDEIEPRSFSFNSPFGACTACTGIGTELEVDPELVVPDEDKSISEGAILPWAQGQGTNDYFMRVIGALAEDLKFTLDQPWHSLPDRAKQALLHGQNHQVHVRYKSRYGRERSYSTGFEGVITFVKRRHAETESDWSRDRYEGYMREVPCPVCQGARLKPESLAVTIGGQSIAQVCALPISEAAKFLPSVTFTAREHQIAERVIKEIDARLGFLLDVGLDYLSLDRPAGTLSGGEAQRIRLATQIGSGLVGVLYVLDEPSIGLHQRDNHRLIETLTRLRDLGNTLIVVEHDEDTIATADWIVDIGPGAGEHGGEVVHCGSVKDLLDHPDSITGAYLSGRLEIETPAVRRPQDGRTVTVRGAREHNLKSVDVSFPLANLVAVTGVSGSGKSTLVNDILYSVLANQLNGARHVPGRHRTVEGLDELDKVVHVDQGPIGRTPRSNAATYTGVFDHVRRLFAETTEAKVRGYQPGRFSFNVKGGRCEACSGDGTIKIEMNFLPDVYVPCEVCHGARYNRETLEVHFKGKTIADVLDMPIEEAADFFAAVPAISRHMRTLNDVGLGYVRLGQPAPTLSGGEAQRVKLAAELQKRSTGRTIYVLDEPTTGLHFDDIRKLLGVLQGLVDKGNTVIVIEHNLDVIKSADWIIDMGPEGGNGGGSVVAEGSPEDIAAVEASHTGRFLAPVLAKAAGSVRPSTGRRAPAAATRTSSKATASKSLPTTTKKAVTKKTAAAKKSAPRKKAASAKGTTRAKRSSESSTHSS, from the coding sequence GTGCCCTCTGCTGGCACTGGTTCCGCGCGCGACCATCTGAGGGTTCGGGGCGCGCGCGAGCACAACCTCAAGAACGTCTCGATCGATCTCCCTCGGGACAGTCTGGTCGTCTTCACCGGGCTGTCCGGATCAGGCAAGTCGTCCTTGGCGTTCGACACGATCTTTGCCGAGGGCCAACGCCGCTATGTCGAGTCCCTGTCGGCGTACGCCCGGCAGTTCCTGGGCCAGATGGACAAGCCGGACGTCGACTTCATCGAGGGTCTGTCACCTGCTGTCTCGATCGACCAGAAGTCGACCAACCGCAATCCCCGGTCGACAGTGGGGACGATCACCGAGGTGTACGACTACCTCCGCCTGCTCTTCGCGCGTGCGGGTCGACCACACTGCCCGGTCTGTGGCGAGCCGGTCGGTCGGCAGACGCCTCAGCAGATCGTCGACCAGCTGCTCGAGCTGCCGGACCGCACCCGTTTCCAGGTCCTGGCGCCGGTGGTCCGTGCCCGCAAGGGGGAGTACGTCGAGCTGTTCGCTGAGCTGCAGACCAAGGGCTTCTCGAGGGCACGGGTCGACGGTGAGGTCATCTCGCTGGCCGAGCCGCCCAAGCTGGAGAAGCAGAAGAAGCACTCGATCGACGTCGTGGTGGACCGGCTGGTCGCCAAGGGCGCCGGCGACGCCAACGGCAAGCAGCGGCTCACGGACTCGGTCGAGACGGCGCTCGGCCTGGCTTCCGGGGTGCTCGTCGTCGAGATGGTCGATCTCGAGGTCGACGACCCGCAGCGCGAGCGTCGCTTCTCCGAGAAGATGGCCTGCCCCAACGAGCACCCGTTGAGCATGGACGAGATCGAGCCGCGCTCGTTCTCGTTCAACTCCCCGTTCGGCGCCTGCACGGCGTGCACCGGCATCGGCACCGAGCTGGAGGTCGACCCCGAGCTCGTCGTGCCCGACGAGGACAAGTCGATCTCCGAGGGCGCGATCCTGCCGTGGGCCCAGGGCCAAGGCACCAACGACTACTTCATGCGGGTCATCGGTGCGCTGGCGGAGGACCTGAAGTTCACCCTCGACCAGCCGTGGCACTCCCTGCCGGACCGGGCCAAGCAGGCGCTGCTGCACGGCCAGAACCACCAGGTGCACGTCCGCTACAAGAGTCGCTACGGACGGGAGCGCAGCTACTCCACCGGGTTCGAGGGTGTCATCACGTTCGTGAAGCGCCGTCATGCCGAGACGGAGTCGGACTGGAGCCGCGACCGCTACGAGGGCTACATGCGCGAGGTGCCGTGCCCGGTGTGTCAGGGCGCTCGGCTCAAGCCCGAGTCCCTGGCCGTCACGATCGGTGGTCAGTCGATCGCCCAGGTCTGTGCGCTGCCGATCTCCGAGGCCGCGAAGTTCTTGCCGTCGGTCACGTTCACCGCGCGTGAGCACCAGATCGCCGAGCGCGTGATCAAGGAGATCGACGCACGGCTGGGCTTCCTGCTCGATGTCGGACTCGACTACCTCTCGCTCGACCGCCCGGCCGGCACCTTGTCGGGCGGTGAGGCGCAGCGCATCCGGCTGGCGACCCAGATCGGGTCCGGGCTGGTGGGCGTGCTCTACGTGCTGGACGAGCCGTCGATCGGTCTGCACCAGCGGGACAACCACCGGCTCATCGAGACCCTGACGCGGCTGCGCGACCTCGGCAACACGCTGATCGTCGTCGAGCACGACGAGGACACCATCGCGACGGCGGACTGGATCGTCGACATCGGTCCAGGTGCGGGCGAGCACGGCGGTGAGGTCGTGCACTGCGGATCCGTCAAGGACCTGCTGGACCACCCGGACTCCATCACCGGTGCCTATCTGTCCGGTCGCCTGGAGATCGAGACGCCCGCCGTACGCCGACCGCAGGACGGCCGCACCGTGACTGTGCGGGGCGCTCGGGAGCACAATCTCAAGAGTGTCGATGTCAGCTTCCCGCTCGCCAATCTCGTTGCGGTGACAGGGGTTTCGGGCTCGGGCAAGTCGACGCTCGTCAACGACATCCTCTACAGCGTGCTCGCCAACCAGCTCAACGGCGCACGCCACGTGCCCGGCCGGCACCGCACGGTCGAGGGCCTGGACGAGCTGGACAAGGTCGTCCATGTGGACCAGGGCCCGATCGGGCGGACACCGCGCAGCAACGCCGCGACCTACACCGGAGTGTTCGACCACGTCCGTCGGCTGTTCGCCGAGACGACAGAGGCCAAGGTGCGTGGCTATCAGCCGGGGCGCTTCTCGTTCAACGTCAAGGGCGGACGCTGCGAGGCGTGCAGCGGCGACGGCACCATCAAGATCGAGATGAACTTCCTGCCCGACGTCTACGTGCCGTGCGAGGTGTGTCACGGGGCTCGCTACAACCGCGAGACCCTCGAGGTGCACTTCAAGGGCAAGACCATCGCTGACGTCCTTGACATGCCCATCGAGGAGGCCGCCGACTTCTTTGCCGCCGTCCCGGCGATCTCCCGACACATGCGCACGCTCAACGACGTGGGTCTGGGCTACGTGCGGCTGGGCCAGCCGGCGCCGACCTTGTCCGGTGGTGAGGCCCAGCGCGTCAAGCTCGCTGCCGAGCTGCAGAAGCGGTCGACCGGTCGCACGATCTACGTCCTGGACGAGCCGACGACCGGTCTGCACTTCGATGACATCCGCAAGCTGCTCGGCGTCCTGCAGGGTCTGGTCGACAAGGGCAACACGGTCATCGTCATCGAGCACAACCTCGACGTGATCAAGAGTGCGGACTGGATCATCGACATGGGTCCCGAGGGCGGCAACGGCGGCGGCAGCGTGGTGGCCGAGGGCAGTCCTGAAGACATTGCGGCCGTCGAGGCCAGCCACACCGGCCGGTTCCTGGCCCCGGTCCTGGCGAAGGCCGCCGGTTCCGTCCGGCCCTCGACGGGCCGGCGTGCGCCGGCCGCTGCCACCCGGACCTCGTCCAAGGCCACGGCGAGCAAGTCGTTGCCGACCACGACAAAGAAGGCCGTCACCAAGAAGACCGCGGCTGCCAAGAAGTCGGCGCCGCGCAAGAAGGCCGCCTCGGCCAAGGGCACGACAAGGGCCAAGCGTTCCTCTGAAAGTTCGACGCATTCGAGCTGA
- the rapZ gene encoding RNase adapter RapZ produces the protein MSQADVADQPTKQLLIVTGMSGAGRSTVANVLEDRGWYVIDNLPPQMLVPMAELLEDDGQATARFAAVVDVRSRAFFTDFRDGLDRLRDHGWRPTVVFVDATDESLVRRFESVRRPHPLQGDGRMLDGILREREMLRDLRSNADLLIDTSGLNVHQLTAKVQELVGGDERPELRIAVMSFGFKYGIPLDADLVFDMRFLPNPFWNPELRPFSGKDKVVSDFVLAQPGAAEFVERVLALLEPMTAGYLREGRSYVTLAVGCTGGKHRSVAIAEELARRIDAPQIGTLVVHRDLGRE, from the coding sequence ATGAGCCAAGCGGACGTCGCGGATCAACCGACCAAGCAGCTGCTGATCGTCACAGGGATGAGCGGCGCCGGCCGATCCACTGTCGCGAACGTCCTCGAGGACCGTGGCTGGTACGTCATCGACAACCTGCCGCCCCAGATGCTCGTCCCGATGGCCGAGCTGCTCGAGGACGATGGTCAGGCGACCGCTCGCTTCGCCGCGGTCGTCGACGTACGCAGCCGTGCCTTCTTCACTGACTTCCGTGACGGGCTCGACCGGTTGCGTGACCACGGCTGGCGGCCCACGGTGGTCTTCGTCGACGCGACAGACGAGTCCCTCGTACGACGCTTTGAGTCCGTCCGCCGTCCGCACCCTCTGCAGGGTGACGGTCGGATGCTCGACGGCATCCTGCGCGAGCGGGAGATGCTGCGTGACCTGCGTTCCAACGCCGACCTGCTGATCGACACCAGCGGCCTCAACGTGCACCAGCTGACCGCCAAGGTGCAGGAGCTCGTCGGCGGTGATGAGCGGCCCGAGCTGCGGATCGCGGTGATGTCCTTCGGCTTCAAGTACGGCATCCCGCTGGACGCCGACCTCGTCTTCGACATGCGCTTCCTGCCCAACCCGTTCTGGAATCCCGAGCTGCGTCCTTTCAGCGGCAAGGACAAGGTGGTGTCAGATTTCGTGCTGGCCCAGCCCGGGGCGGCCGAGTTCGTGGAGCGGGTCCTGGCGTTGCTCGAGCCGATGACTGCCGGCTATCTGCGCGAGGGTCGCAGCTACGTGACGCTGGCTGTGGGCTGCACCGGCGGCAAGCACCGGTCGGTCGCGATCGCCGAGGAGCTGGCTCGCCGGATCGACGCTCCCCAGATCGGGACGCTTGTCGTCCACCGTGACCTGGGGCGCGAGTGA
- the gap gene encoding type I glyceraldehyde-3-phosphate dehydrogenase, with amino-acid sequence MTVRVGINGFGRIGRNFYRAVVASGADIEVVGVNDLTDNATLAHLLKYDTILGRFPGEISSTDTDITVDGKTFKAFAERDPANLPWGELGADVVVESTGIFTDAEKAKVHVDGGAKKVIISAPAKNEDVTIVMGVNQDQYDPAKHTIISNASCTTNCLGPMAKVLNDEFGIVKGLMTTIHAYTADQNLQDGPHKDLRRARAAALNIVPTSTGAAKAIGLVMPELKGKLDGYALRVPVPTGSATDLTFEAGRETTVEEVNAAVKKASEGELKGLLTYTDDDIVSSDIVTDPASCIFDSGLTKVIGNQVKVVGWYDNEWGYSNRLVDLVALVGKGL; translated from the coding sequence GTGACCGTTCGCGTGGGTATCAATGGCTTTGGCCGCATCGGCCGCAACTTCTACCGGGCGGTCGTCGCCTCCGGTGCCGACATCGAGGTGGTCGGGGTCAACGACCTGACCGACAACGCGACCTTGGCGCACCTGCTGAAGTACGACACGATCCTCGGCCGCTTCCCCGGCGAGATCAGCTCCACAGACACCGACATCACGGTTGACGGCAAGACCTTCAAGGCGTTCGCCGAGCGGGACCCGGCCAACCTGCCCTGGGGTGAGCTGGGCGCTGACGTCGTCGTCGAGTCGACGGGCATCTTCACCGACGCGGAGAAGGCCAAGGTCCACGTCGACGGCGGCGCCAAGAAGGTCATCATCTCGGCGCCGGCCAAGAACGAGGACGTCACCATCGTGATGGGCGTCAACCAGGACCAGTACGACCCGGCCAAGCACACGATCATCAGCAACGCATCGTGCACGACCAACTGCCTCGGCCCGATGGCCAAGGTGCTCAACGACGAGTTCGGCATCGTCAAGGGTCTGATGACCACGATCCACGCCTACACCGCGGACCAGAACCTGCAGGACGGGCCGCACAAGGACCTGCGTCGCGCGCGCGCCGCGGCCCTCAACATCGTCCCCACCTCGACCGGTGCAGCCAAGGCGATCGGCCTGGTCATGCCCGAGCTCAAGGGCAAGCTGGACGGCTACGCGCTGCGTGTCCCGGTGCCGACCGGCTCGGCCACCGACCTCACCTTCGAGGCCGGCCGCGAGACCACCGTCGAAGAGGTCAACGCGGCGGTCAAGAAGGCCTCCGAGGGCGAGCTCAAGGGTCTGCTGACCTACACCGACGACGACATCGTCTCCTCCGACATCGTCACCGACCCGGCGTCGTGCATCTTCGACTCCGGCCTGACCAAGGTGATCGGCAACCAGGTCAAGGTCGTCGGTTGGTATGACAACGAGTGGGGCTACTCCAACCGTCTCGTCGACCTCGTCGCGCTCGTCGGCAAGGGTCTGTGA
- a CDS encoding uridine diphosphate-N-acetylglucosamine-binding protein YvcK — translation MTSPDVGVLRTRGGYIKRPAVAALGGGHGLAASLQALQPVTDRITAIVTVADDGGSSGRLREEFDILPPGDLRMALSALCSSSEWGLQWRDALQHRFPGEGPLGGHALGNLLIASLWDLLGDPVAGLDLVGRLLGAHGRVLPMAVEPVRIAATVVGADPARPEDVTDVVGQVQVATTPGRVLSVRLDPDPPTACPEAVQAILDADWVILGPGSWFTSVMPHLLVPELRDALVHTRARRMLALNMVMNTGETTGFSASDHLEVLAAHAPDLHLDVVLADPSVVDGDGDQISDTAAAMGAELVYSSVADPDQPGTHDTLRLAAAYRDVME, via the coding sequence GTGACTTCGCCCGACGTCGGCGTCCTCAGAACCCGAGGCGGCTACATCAAGCGCCCCGCAGTGGCGGCGCTCGGCGGTGGTCACGGACTGGCCGCGTCGTTGCAGGCGCTGCAGCCGGTCACCGACCGGATCACCGCGATCGTGACGGTGGCCGATGACGGCGGGTCGAGCGGCCGGCTGCGTGAGGAGTTCGACATCCTCCCGCCCGGTGATCTGCGGATGGCGCTCTCGGCATTGTGCAGCAGCTCCGAGTGGGGTCTGCAGTGGCGCGATGCCCTCCAGCACCGGTTCCCAGGTGAGGGCCCGCTGGGCGGACACGCCCTGGGCAACCTGCTCATCGCCTCGCTCTGGGACCTGCTCGGAGATCCGGTTGCGGGACTCGATCTGGTCGGGCGGCTGCTCGGCGCGCACGGTCGGGTGCTGCCGATGGCTGTGGAGCCGGTTCGCATTGCTGCCACGGTGGTCGGCGCCGACCCGGCTCGCCCCGAGGACGTCACGGACGTGGTCGGCCAGGTACAGGTGGCGACGACGCCGGGGCGGGTGCTGTCCGTACGACTGGACCCTGACCCGCCGACAGCGTGCCCGGAGGCCGTTCAGGCCATCCTCGATGCCGACTGGGTGATCCTCGGACCAGGCTCGTGGTTCACGTCGGTCATGCCTCACCTGCTGGTGCCCGAGCTGCGAGATGCGTTGGTACACACACGTGCTCGGCGGATGCTGGCGCTCAACATGGTCATGAACACCGGCGAGACTACCGGCTTCAGCGCCTCGGATCACCTCGAGGTACTCGCGGCTCATGCGCCCGATCTGCACCTCGACGTCGTGCTCGCCGATCCCTCGGTGGTCGACGGCGACGGCGACCAGATCAGCGACACAGCGGCGGCCATGGGCGCCGAGCTCGTGTACTCGTCGGTGGCTGATCCGGACCAGCCGGGCACCCACGACACCCTTCGACTCGCGGCCGCTTACAGAGACGTGATGGAGTAA
- a CDS encoding Rieske (2Fe-2S) protein, producing the protein MTEQTEITQALPGRRHVVRGVGAAGVALAAAGGLAACGDDSSDSGSTGGGGSAPAGSGAGSSATSSAGAADGVSVPTSKVPVGGGFIDAKAKVVVTQPEQGTYKAFSAVCTHQGCSVNKVENKQIMCPCHGSVFDASTGDVVDGPAQKPLPSKTATLQGAAVVIT; encoded by the coding sequence ATGACCGAGCAGACTGAGATCACGCAGGCCCTTCCAGGACGACGCCATGTCGTGCGCGGAGTCGGGGCAGCCGGTGTAGCGCTGGCCGCGGCCGGCGGACTCGCGGCGTGCGGTGACGACAGCTCGGACAGCGGCAGCACCGGTGGCGGTGGCTCCGCACCGGCCGGTTCTGGGGCGGGCTCCTCGGCGACGAGCTCGGCCGGCGCGGCAGACGGTGTCTCGGTGCCGACCTCGAAGGTGCCCGTCGGCGGCGGCTTCATCGACGCGAAGGCCAAGGTTGTCGTGACCCAGCCCGAGCAGGGGACCTACAAGGCGTTCAGCGCGGTCTGCACCCACCAGGGCTGCTCCGTCAACAAGGTCGAGAACAAGCAGATCATGTGCCCCTGCCACGGCAGCGTCTTCGATGCGTCGACCGGTGACGTCGTCGACGGGCCGGCGCAGAAGCCGTTGCCCAGCAAGACAGCGACGCTGCAGGGCGCCGCCGTCGTCATCACGTGA
- the uvrC gene encoding excinuclease ABC subunit UvrC, whose amino-acid sequence MADPSTYRPKPGEIPVDPGVYRFRDKDGRVIYVGKAKSLRSRLSSYFQDIAALHPRTRTMVQTGASVEWTVVRNEVEALQLEYSWIKEYDPRFNVKYRDDKSYPYLAVTMGEEFPRAQVMRGAKRKGTRYFGPYAHAWAIRETLDQLLRVFPLRTCSSGVFKRAGQVGRPCLLGYIEKCSAPCVGRVSPEEHRDIAADFCDFMAGNTSRFVKRLEREMKAASSALEFEQAARLRDDIAALEKALERSAIVLGDATDADVFALSGDELEAAVQVFHVRGGRVRGQRGWVVEIQSEGDLGLPEVVEHLLQQVYGGESAEGVPREVLVPVLPPDPDIVAAWLSNLRGAQVDLRVPQRGDKRTLMETVTRNAEQSLARHKVARAGDLTARSQALQELQEALALSQAPLRIECFDVSHVQGTQVVASMVVFEDGLPRKGEYRRFIVRGEVQPDGTVRMDDTAAMDEVLTRRFRRYLEDRDQAGDVELDAGEASGGLIDEETGKPKRFAYPPQLVVVDGGRPQVQAAQRALERLGIDDVAVVGLAKRLEEVWLPDDEFPVVLPRTSEGLYLLQRVRDEAHRFAITFHRQRRSKAMTTSALDGIPGLGEVRRKALLKEFGSVKKLRAASEEELVAVKGVGPNLARTIHTALREDAGTTPAVNAMTGEVLD is encoded by the coding sequence GTGGCTGACCCGTCGACCTACCGTCCGAAGCCGGGCGAGATCCCGGTCGACCCGGGCGTCTACCGATTCCGGGACAAGGACGGCCGGGTCATCTACGTCGGCAAGGCGAAGTCTCTGCGCAGCCGGCTGTCGTCGTACTTCCAGGACATCGCGGCGCTGCACCCACGCACGCGCACCATGGTGCAGACCGGTGCGAGCGTGGAGTGGACCGTCGTCCGCAACGAGGTCGAGGCCCTGCAGCTGGAGTACTCCTGGATCAAGGAGTACGACCCGCGGTTCAACGTCAAGTATCGCGACGACAAGTCCTATCCCTACCTGGCCGTGACGATGGGCGAGGAGTTTCCTCGCGCCCAGGTCATGCGCGGGGCGAAGCGGAAGGGCACGCGCTACTTCGGCCCCTACGCGCACGCCTGGGCGATCCGCGAGACGCTGGACCAGCTGCTTCGGGTGTTCCCGTTGCGCACCTGCAGCAGCGGCGTGTTCAAGCGGGCCGGCCAGGTCGGACGTCCGTGCCTCCTGGGATACATCGAGAAGTGCTCTGCGCCCTGCGTCGGCCGGGTGAGCCCCGAGGAGCACCGGGACATCGCAGCGGACTTCTGTGACTTCATGGCCGGCAACACGAGCCGGTTCGTCAAGCGTCTCGAGCGCGAGATGAAGGCCGCGAGCAGTGCCCTGGAGTTCGAGCAGGCCGCGCGCCTCCGCGACGACATCGCGGCACTCGAGAAGGCGCTGGAGCGGTCGGCGATCGTGCTCGGCGACGCCACCGACGCCGACGTGTTCGCGCTGAGCGGTGACGAGCTCGAGGCGGCGGTGCAGGTCTTCCACGTGCGCGGCGGTCGCGTCCGTGGGCAGCGCGGCTGGGTCGTGGAGATCCAGTCCGAGGGCGACCTCGGTCTTCCCGAGGTGGTGGAGCACCTGCTCCAGCAGGTCTACGGCGGGGAGTCGGCCGAGGGCGTACCGCGTGAGGTGCTCGTCCCGGTGCTCCCGCCCGATCCCGACATCGTCGCGGCGTGGTTGAGCAACCTGCGCGGAGCACAGGTGGACCTGCGCGTCCCCCAGCGGGGAGACAAGCGGACCCTGATGGAGACCGTGACGCGCAACGCCGAGCAGTCGCTGGCCCGGCACAAGGTCGCCCGCGCCGGCGATCTGACGGCTCGCAGCCAGGCCCTTCAGGAGCTGCAGGAGGCTCTCGCCCTGTCTCAGGCGCCGCTGCGCATCGAGTGCTTCGACGTCAGCCATGTCCAGGGCACCCAGGTCGTCGCCTCGATGGTCGTCTTCGAGGACGGGCTGCCGCGCAAGGGGGAGTACCGGCGGTTCATCGTCCGTGGCGAGGTCCAGCCCGACGGCACGGTCCGGATGGACGACACCGCAGCCATGGACGAGGTCCTCACCCGCCGCTTCCGCCGCTACCTCGAGGATCGCGACCAGGCCGGTGACGTCGAGCTGGACGCCGGCGAGGCCAGCGGTGGCCTGATCGACGAGGAGACCGGCAAACCCAAGAGATTCGCCTACCCACCCCAGCTGGTCGTCGTCGACGGCGGGCGCCCCCAGGTGCAGGCGGCGCAACGCGCTCTCGAGCGGCTGGGCATCGACGACGTCGCGGTCGTCGGCTTGGCCAAGCGCCTCGAGGAGGTCTGGCTGCCAGACGATGAGTTCCCGGTGGTGCTGCCGCGCACCAGCGAGGGCCTCTACCTGTTGCAACGGGTGCGCGACGAGGCGCACCGGTTCGCGATCACCTTCCACCGTCAGCGCCGGTCCAAGGCGATGACCACCTCGGCGCTCGACGGCATCCCGGGTCTGGGCGAGGTGCGCCGCAAAGCACTGCTCAAAGAGTTCGGGTCCGTCAAGAAGCTCCGCGCCGCCTCTGAGGAAGAGCTCGTGGCCGTCAAGGGTGTCGGTCCCAACCTCGCGCGCACCATCCACACCGCTCTGCGCGAGGATGCGGGTACGACTCCTGCGGTCAATGCGATGACCGGAGAGGTGCTGGACTAG
- a CDS encoding phosphoglycerate kinase gives MRTIDDLGDLTGQKVLLRSDLNVPLDDEGAITDDGRVRASVPTIKVLTERGARVIVCAHLGRPKGEPDPKYSLKPVAERLGELLGSPVAFAQDTVGDSAKAVVDSLENGQVALLENLRFNAGETGKTPQDRAEFADQLASLADVFVSDGFGVVHREQASVYDVAERLPQAAGGLVLTEVQVLEQLTKPRRPYAVVLGGAKVSDKLGVIENLLKEADLLLIGGGMAFTFLKAQGYEVGKSLLEEDQVATVKGYLAEAENHGVDIVLPVDVVAATEFSADADHEVVPVDAIPADRMGLDIGPDSAQLFAEKVTTAKTTFWNGPMGAFEMAPYADGTKVLAQALVDATKAGAVTVVGGGDSAAAVRALGFADDDFTHISTGGGASLEYLEGKTLPGLAVLED, from the coding sequence ATGCGCACGATCGATGACCTCGGTGACCTCACCGGCCAGAAGGTCCTGCTCCGCAGCGACCTGAACGTCCCGCTCGACGACGAGGGCGCCATCACCGATGACGGCCGCGTTCGAGCATCGGTCCCGACCATCAAGGTGCTGACCGAACGTGGGGCCCGGGTCATCGTGTGCGCACACCTCGGCCGTCCCAAGGGCGAGCCCGACCCGAAGTACTCCCTCAAGCCGGTGGCGGAGCGGCTCGGCGAGCTGCTCGGCAGCCCCGTGGCGTTCGCTCAGGACACCGTCGGGGACTCGGCCAAAGCGGTCGTCGACAGCCTCGAGAACGGTCAGGTCGCCCTGCTGGAGAACCTCCGGTTCAACGCCGGCGAGACCGGCAAGACGCCGCAGGACCGGGCCGAGTTCGCCGACCAGCTTGCGTCGCTGGCCGACGTCTTCGTCAGCGATGGGTTCGGTGTGGTCCACCGTGAGCAGGCCAGCGTCTACGACGTCGCCGAGCGCCTTCCGCAGGCGGCCGGTGGTCTGGTCCTGACCGAGGTCCAGGTCCTGGAGCAGCTCACCAAGCCGCGCCGCCCGTACGCCGTGGTGCTCGGTGGCGCCAAGGTCAGCGACAAGCTCGGTGTCATCGAGAACCTGCTCAAGGAGGCCGACCTGCTGCTCATCGGCGGCGGCATGGCCTTCACGTTCCTCAAGGCCCAGGGCTACGAGGTCGGCAAGAGCCTCCTTGAGGAGGACCAGGTCGCCACCGTCAAGGGCTACCTCGCCGAGGCCGAGAACCACGGCGTCGACATCGTGCTGCCCGTGGACGTGGTGGCGGCAACCGAGTTCTCCGCCGACGCGGACCACGAGGTCGTTCCCGTCGATGCGATCCCGGCCGACCGGATGGGCCTGGACATCGGCCCGGACTCCGCGCAGCTGTTCGCGGAGAAGGTCACGACCGCCAAGACGACCTTCTGGAACGGCCCGATGGGCGCGTTCGAGATGGCTCCGTACGCCGACGGCACCAAGGTGCTGGCGCAGGCGCTGGTCGATGCGACGAAGGCCGGTGCCGTGACGGTGGTCGGCGGGGGAGACTCCGCTGCAGCCGTACGCGCGCTGGGCTTTGCCGACGACGACTTCACCCATATCTCCACGGGTGGCGGCGCCAGCCTGGAGTACCTCGAGGGCAAGACCCTGCCGGGTCTCGCCGTGCTGGAGGACTGA